From a single Anoplopoma fimbria isolate UVic2021 breed Golden Eagle Sablefish unplaced genomic scaffold, Afim_UVic_2022 Un_contig_11381_pilon_pilon, whole genome shotgun sequence genomic region:
- the LOC129115266 gene encoding von Willebrand factor A domain-containing protein 5A-like, translating into KLLAQTASQRPFAAAGLPPEGVWLLGAGSSSGCCTGKDQRGGGKAQACIGEPGSVATILALIWLHGFKMDAQEEWELLAMKAVSWLRAQKASCVMECVEAVNALLGCNVQKNVLGL; encoded by the exons AAAGCTGCTCGCCCAAACAGCCAGCCAGAGACCCTTTGCTGCAGCTGGTCTCCCTCCAGAAGGCGTCTGGCTGCTGGGTGCTGGATCCAGCTCTGGCTGCTGCACTGGGAAAGACCAGCGAGGAGGTGGAAAAGCCCAAGCCTGCATCG GTGAACCAGGAAGTGTGGCCACCATCCTGGCTCTGATCTGGCTTCATGGTTTCAAGATGGACGCTCAGGAAGAGTGGGAGCTTCTGGCTATGAAGGCTGTGTCATGGCTCCGAGCTCAGAAAG catcCTGTGTAATGGAGTGTGTGGAAGCAGTAAATGCTCTGTTGGGTTGCAACGTGCAGAAAAACGTCCTGGGGCTCTGA